The Streptomyces lienomycini sequence GCCGTCCCTCCGGAGGGCGCGTTCGAGGACACCGTACTGCGGCTGCGCGCCCCGGAGGGCGGGGTGATCAGCGTGGAACGCCCCCATCTTCCCTTCACCCCGGCCGAGTTCGCCCGGGCACGGGCCCTGGTCGAGCTGGACGCCCGGCTCGGTCCACGGATCCCGCGCGGCCGGGACGTACTGACGCTGCCCGAGGGGAGCGACATCACGGTCCGCCGGGTCGACACGCGGGACGTCCCGGCCGCGAAGGCGATGCACGAGCGCTGCTCGGCGCGGACCCTCGGGCTGCGCTACCACGGCCCGGTCGGGGACGCCGACCGCTACCTCAACCACCTGCTCAGCCCGCGCTTCGGCCGCACCCTCGCCGTGCAGACCGCGTCGGGACGGATCGTCGGTCTCGGCCACCTGCTGTGGGACGGGGACGAGACGGAGGTCGCGCTGCTCGTCGAGGACGCGTGGCAGCGTCGGGGCATCGGCGGCGAACTCCTCGGCAGGCTCGTGGCGTTGGCGGCGGAGGCGGGCTGCGAGAGCGTGTACGCGGTCACGCAGGCGTCCAACACCGGCATGGTCGCCGCGATGCGCGGCCTGGGCCTCCCCCTCGACTACCGGATCGAGGAGGGGATCCTGGTCGTCACGGCCCGCCTGGACCCGTCGGCCCGGTCCGCGGCACGGCCGGCGCGCGGGGAGCGGGTCGGCCGGGAGTGACGGGCGGCGGGCGGGGCGTCCGGCGCGGCGGCCGGGTCACTCGGCCGGTGTCAGCACCTCCCGCGCAGTGGTCGCCCCGGCCGCCCGCTCCCCCAGCGCCCGGTCCAGGTCGGCCCACAGGTCGTCGACGTCCTCCAGGCCGACCGACAGCCGCAGCAGCCGGTCGCCGACCCCGGCGCCCCGTCGGTCGTCCGCGTCGACGATGCGGTGGCTGATCGACGCCGGGTGCTGGATGAGCGTGTCGACGCTGCCGAGACTGACCGCCGGGGTGATCAGCCGGACGCCCGCGATGACCTGGTGCGGGTCGCCGTGCACCTCGAAGGAGACCATCGCGCCGCCGATGCGCGGGTAGTGGACACGGGCCACCCGCGGATCGGCCGCCAGCCGTCCGGCCAGCTCGGCGGCGCCCGCGGACGCGGCCCGTACCCGCACGGGCAGGGTGGACAGCCCCCGCAGCAGGAGGTAGCCGGCGAGCGGGTGCAGCACTCCGCCGGTGGCGAAGCGCACCTGCCGCAGCCGCCCCGCGAACTCCTCGTCGCAGGCGACCACGCCGGCCAGCACGTCCCCGTGCCCGCCGAGGTACTTGGTGGCGCTGTGCAGCACCAGCCGGGCACCGCTCTCGGCGGGACGCTGGAGCACGGGCGTGGCGAAGGTGTTGTCCACGAGCAGCGGCACCGACCCGCAGGCGTGCGCCACGGCCCGCAGGTCGACCTCGGCCAGCGTCGGGTTGGCCGGCGACTCCACGAGCACCAGGCCGGTGTCCGGGCGCAGCGCGTCGGCGACGCCCGCCGGGTCGGTCCAGGTGACCTCGGACCCGAGCAGCCCGGCGGTCAGCAGGTGGTCGCTGCAGCCGTACAGCGGCCGTACGGCGACGACGTGCCGCAGCCCCATCGAGCCGCGCACCAGCAGGACCGCGCTGAGCGCCGCCATGCCGCTGGCGAAGGCGACGGCTGCCTCGGTCCCCTCCAGCCGGGCCAGCGCCGTCTCGAAGCGGGCGACGGTCGGGTTGCCGAGGCGGCCGTAGACCGGCGGCCCGTCCGGCTCGGCGCCGGTGGCGGCGAACGCGTCGATGCGGGCGGCCTCGCCGCGGCTGTCGTACGACGGGTAGGTCGTGGACAGGTCGATGGGCGGGGCGTGCAGGCCCCGGCCGGCGAGGTCGTCGCGGCCGGCGTGCACGGCCTCGGTGGCCAGTGCCCTGCCCGTGGGTGCGGTGGTGCGTACGTCGCCGGGTGATGACGTGTGCGTGCGCGCTGAGTCCATGGCGGAAGGGTGAACACCGAACGGGCCGGCCGGGCCGGACTCCGTGCTACGTTCGGGCCATGGCCGATTCCGTCGTACTGGATCCGGTGGATCTTCATCTGCTGCGGCTGCTGCAGAACGACGCCCGGACCACCTACCGCGATCTCGCGGCCCAGGTCGGCGTCGCCCCGTCGACGTGTCTGGACCGGGTGGCCCGGCTGCGGCGGGCCGGGGTGATCCTCGGCCATCGGCTCGAACTGGACCCGGCGAAGCTGGGCCGCGGTCTCCAGGCGCTGCTGCTGGTGCAGGTGCGCCCGCACCGGCGGGAGCTGGTCGGCCCGTTCGTGGAGCGGATCCGCGCGCTGCCCGAGTCGCGCACCGTCTTCCACCTCACCGGTCCGGACGACTACCTGGTGCATGTCGCGGTCGCGGACATGACGGACCTGCAGCGGCTGGTCCTGGACGAGTTCACGTCCCGGCGGGAGGTGGCCCGCGTCGAGACCCGGCTGATCTTCCAGCAGTGGGAGTGCGGCCCCCTGCTGCCACCGACCGCGCCGACCCCGTCGCCGTCACCCGCGTCCGCGTCCGCGTCGTCGTCGCCGTCCGCGGACACGCCCTGAGCGAAATCCGGCCTCCCGGGCCGTCGGGCCGGGCCCACCGGGCTGACGCGGCACCGGTATCCGTACGAGGATGTCCGCATGTCAGAGACCAAGAGCCCGCTGCCCCGCGAGGTCGCCGACGCCTATGTCGACGACCTCATCGCCCTCGACCCGGTCACCGGTACCTATCTCGGTGTCGCGGAGAGTTCCAGCCGCCTGCCCGATTTCTCGCCCGTCGGGCAGGAGGCCCTCGCGGAGCTGGCCCGCACCACCCTCGCCCGGCTGGACGAGGCCGAGCGCGGGCCGGGCGGGGACAGCGACGTGGAGCGGCGCTGCGCCCGGCTGCTGCGCGAGCGCCTGACGGCCGAACTGGCGGTGCACGAGGCGGACGAGGGCCTGCGCTCGGTCGGCAACATGGGCACCGCCGCCCACTCGGTGCGCGAGGTCTTCACGCTCACTCCGGCGCAGACCGACGAGGACTGGGCCCGGATCGCCGAGCGGCTGCGCGCGGTGCCGGCGGCGTTCGCGGGCTACCGCGCGTCCCTGTCGCTGGGCCTGGAGCGTGAGCTGTACGCGGCGCCGCGTCCCACCGCCACCTTCGTCGAACAGCTCGGCGAGTGGGCGGACACGGGCGAGGGGCGCGGCTGGTTCGAGGACTTCGCCGCCGACGGCCCCGAGGCGCTGCGCGCGGAGCTGGACGAGGCGGCCCGGGGCGCGACCGCGGCCGTGGTCGAGCTGCGGGACTGGATGCGCGACGTGTACGCGCCCGCCATCGAGGGCGCCCCGAACACGGTGGGCCGGGAGCGCTACGCCCGCTGGTCGCGCTACTACAACGGCACCGACCTGGACCTGGACGAGGCGTACGCGTACGGCTGGGCCGAGTACCACCGCCTGCTGGCCGAGATGAAGGCGGAGGCCGAGAAGATCCTGCCGGGCGCCGAGACTCCGTGGGTGGCGCTGGCACACCTGGACGAGCACGGCAGGCACATCGAAGGCGTCGACGAGGTCCGCGACTGGCTGCAGGGCCTGATGGACCAGGCGATCGAGCAGTTGGACGGCACGCACTTCGAACTCGCCGAGCGGGTACGGAGGGTGGAGTCGCGCATCGCGCCGCCCGGCAGCGCGGCGGCGCCCTACTACACGTCGCCGTCGGAGGACTTCTCCCGCCCCGGCCGCACCTGGCTGCCGACCATGGGCCAGACCCGGTTCCCGGTGTACGACCTGGTGTCCACCTGGTACCACGAGGGCGTCCCGGGCCACCACCTCCAGCTCGCCCAGTGGACGCACGTGGCGGCGGACCTCTCCCGCTACCAGGCGTCCGTGGGCATGGTCAGCGCCAACGCCGAGGGCTGGGCGCTGTACGCGGAGCGGCTGATGGACGAGCTGGGCTTCCTCACGGACGCCGAGCAGCGCCTGGGCTACCTGGACGCCCAGATGATGCGGGCCGCGCGGGTCATCGTGGACATCGGCATGCACCTGGAGCTGGAGATCCCGGCGGACTCCCCCTTCCACCCGGGTGAGCGCTGGACGCCGAAGCTGGCGCAGGAGTTCTTCGGCGCGCACAGCAGCCGTCCGGCGGACTTCGTGGAGAGCGAGCTGACCCGGTACCTGACGATCCCGGGTCAGGCGATCGGCTACAAGCTCGGTGAGCGTGCGTGGCTGCTCGGCCGGGAGAAGGCCCGCGAGCGGCACGGCGACGCGTTCGACCCGAAGGCGTGGCACATGGCGGCCCTCTCCCAGGGTTCGCTGGGCCTGGACGACCTGGTGGACGAGCTGTCGCGGCTCTGACGCCCGCTCATCTCGCCGGTCACCGCCGGAAGCCGCCCTCGGAATCGATCACCTGACCGGTGACCCAGTCCGCCTCGTCCGTGGCGAGCCACGCGATGAGGCGGGCGGGGTCGTCGGGCATGCCCCAGCGCCCGGCGGGGAAGCACGCGGCGACGGCCTCATGGTCCTCGCCGGTCAGGTAACCGGTGTCGACCGGGCCGGGGTTGACCGTGTTCACGGTGACGGCGTGCTCGGCGAGGGTCGTCGACAGGGAGCGCGTGACGGAGGCGAGCGCGCCCTTCTGCAACGCGTAGGCGATCTCGCCGGGCATGCCGCCCGCGATGTCCTGGCCGGAGGTCATCGTCACGACGCGTCCGCCGGGTGTGCGGGGCGGCAGGGCGGCGCGGTGACGGGCGTAGGCCTGGATCAGCAGCAGCACCGAGCGGGTGTCGACCTGCCAGTGCGCGTCGAGCATGGCGGCGTCGACCGTGTCGAGGGTGCCGTCGAGACCGCTGAGCGCGTGGTTGGCGACGAGGACGTCCAGCCGTCCGCCGAGCGCCTCGGTGGCGGTGGCGACGAGGTCGCCGGGTGCGTCGGGCCGGGTGAGGTCGCCGGGGCCCGCGTGCACGGCGGCGTCGGGGTCGCCGAGGGCCGCGCGTACGGAGGCGGCCACGTCCTCGACGCGGTCGGCGCCCCAGGGCATGGCGGCGTCGTGCGGCACGTGGTGGTGCAGGTAGACGCTCGCTCCGTACGCGGCGAGCCGCCGGGCCACGGCGTGGCCGATGCCGCGGCGTCGGCTGGCTCCGGTGACGAGGGCGGTACGGCCGCGCAGGGGCAGCGGGTCGCGGCGCAGGTCTTCGGGGGCGGGGAGGGGAAGTCGTGGCATGGGCACCCATGATGGGTGGGCCGCGGGCGCCCCGCACGCCGTTTTCGTCCCCGGCTACCGGTCGGCGAGCCACCGCAGGTGGACGAGGCTCAGCCAGGTCTCCGGCTCGGGGCGCACCTCCGCCGCGCGCACCGCGTACCGGCCGGGCTCCAGCGCGACCCGCGCCCGGCCTGCGCGGTCCGACGCGGCGCCGGGCCAGGCGGCGTCGAACAGGAGCACCGGGCCGGGCACGTGCCAGGAGACCTCGGGCTGCCACTCGGCCGTGTCGAGGGCGGCGGGGACCCCGTCCAGCACCTCGTCCTCGGAGTCCGCGGCGCACCAGCGGACGAAGGTGCCGTGGTCGGGGAGGTAGGCGGTGGCGGCGGGTTCGTCGCCGAGCACCAGGGCGGTGGAGTCGCCGACGGGCAGGAGTCCGACCTGGCCGTCGACCTCGCAGGCCCGGTCGTAGTCGGAGTCCGCCTCCTCGCCGTCGGCGCCGGTCCAGAACGGCAGAACCGTCTCGGGGACCACGATGAGCGGCCCTCCGCCCGACTCGACCCACTCCACCCGGCCCGGCTCCGCGTATCGCACCATGGTCGAGAACCTACACGCCCGTCGAACGCCCTTACGTTTGGGAGCGGGGGCGGTTCTGTTCCCGCCAGGCCCGGGGTGAGATTCCGTAGGCCCGTTTGAACGTCTTGCTGAAGTGGGTGGCGTCCACGAAGCCCCATCTCCGTCCTGTTGCGGCGATGGTCCGCAGCCGTCCGTTCGCACCGGCCAGCTCTCGCCGGCATTCGGCCAGGCGGCGGGTACGGATCCACTCTCCGAGGCTGATCCCCGACCGGGACAGCACCGCGTAGAGGTGCCGTACGGAGATGTCGTGGGCGGCGGCTATGCGTGCGGCCGACAGGTCCGGATCCGCCAGGTGCTCTCGGACGTACTGCGTGACGCGGAGGCTGAGAGTCGCCTCCAACGGCGCCTTGGCGAGGCCGGAGTCGCCGTGCTGGGTCGTCAGGACCGCCCGCAGGAGCTCGACGCTGGGTTCCACAACGCTGTCGGCGTGCGCGGCCTGGTGCAGCCGGTCGCTGACCGCCAGTTGGGAGAAGTAGGTGAAGGCGAGGCACGCAAGGGGGTTGTCGGGACCCAGGGTGACCGTACCGGTGTCACGCAGCAGCTGGTCGGGGAGTGCGAGTGCCGCACGGGGAAATCGCAGGAAATGGTGGTCGACTCCCTCGTCGAAGAGCAGGGTGTAGGGAGAGACCGATTCGTAGACGGCCAACTCGCCCGGCTTCAGCACGCACTCGCGGCCGTTCTGCGTCACCAGGCTGGTACCCGTCACCTGGAGGCCGAGGAAGACGGCCGGCTCCTCGTCCTGCCGGGCCAGCCGCTCCGTCCGACGGACGGTCACCGCGGACGCCCTCGCCGAACAGAACCTGAGGGGCCCGACGGCGCCGAGCCCTATGCGCACGGAGATGTCCTCGTCGGGGGGACGGTGGTCGATGTCGACCGCCACCAGGGATTCCCACACCGCGTGCCGGACCACTTCCTCCCGATCCCGCGGCGGAATGCACGCGGTGTCCAGGACCGGGCTCATGAAGCAGACCTCCGTCCGGCCAGGTCATGAAGCCGGCCCGGCGGCATCTCGGCCCGTTCCCCCACAAGACCCCCTCGGCACAAGGATGGTTCCGGCCACCAGTCTGGCGGGGTCCCACCGGCTGCGCAACGACCCCGAAACGCGTTCGGAGAGCCTGCCCGCCTGCTGCGGCACCGAACGGGAGCTGCGGTGCACCACTGACAAAGTTCCCTGCACGCTCGGCCAAGTCCGAAGCACAGGACGCGCCTAAAGTCGCTGGGCGAAGCCGGAGGAATTGGAGCGACAATGAGAAATCGTAAGCTCGCATCGAGCGTTCTGTCCGTGACCATGCTGTCGGTCGGCCTCGTTGCCCTGGAATCGACGCCGGCGGCTGCCGCGACCCCCAAGTGCAGCCGCGCGGTCCAGATGAAGCCGAACTCCGCGTATTCGTACTACATGCTCATTCCGAAGTCGGCCGCCACGGTCAAGTGCAGCATGAGTCCGGGAGCGCGGAACAAGGGCGTCACCGCTCTTCAGACGGCGCTCGCGTACTGCTACAACGTCTACACGGGCGCTCAGGGTCACAAGTTCGGCCCCGGCGACATCGACGGCATCTACGGGAACGCCACCAAGAACGCAGTGTATTACTTGCAGGTACAGATCTTCCCGCAGCAATCGAGCGAGCAGGACGGGATCTACGGCCCGAACACCGCAGCCAACATGAAGTTCCCGTGGCACAACCCGAGCAATGACCGGATCATGAACACATGCACCCGGCGGAACGGGAGCTGACGGGACGTTCACCGGGAGACGGACTGGCCCGTACCGCCTTGTCGCAGAGCCGACCCCGACCTCCCCTTCACCACCTCGAGTTGGGCGTGGATCCGCCGCCGCAGGTCGGCGACGTGGCTGACGATGCCGACGCTGCGGTCCCGCTCGCGCAGGGCGTCGAGGACGTCGAGGACCTCGTCGAGGGTCTGGTCGTCGAGGCTGCCGAAGCCCTCGTCGATGAAGAGGGTGTCCAGGCGGACGCCGCCGGCCTCGTCGGTGACGACGTCGGCGAGGCCGAGCGCGAGGGCGAGCGAGGCGAAGAACGTCTCCCCGCCGGACAGCGTGGCCGTGTCGCGTTCGCGGCCGGTCCAGGCGTCGACGACGTGCAGGCCGAGGCCGCTGCGGCCGCGTCCGGAGCGGTCGTCGGAGTGGACGAGGGTGTAGCGGCCGGAGGACATGCGCAGCAGGCGGGCGGTGGCCGCGGCGGCGACCTGTTCGAGGCGGGCGGCCAGGACGTAGGACTCCAGGCGCATGCGGCGCTGGTTGTCCGCGGAGGTGCCCGCGGTGAGGGAGGCGAGGCGGGCGACCCGGGTGTGTTCCTCGCGCAGCGGGGCGAGCCCGCGCACGGAGGCGGTTGCGTGCGCGGACAGCCGGTCCAGCTCGGCGCAGCACCGGGCGGCGGCGTCGCGGGCGGAGGCGGCCTCGCGCAGGCGCAGACCCGCGTCGGCGGCCGTCCGCCCCGCGGCGGCCGGGTCGGCGGGCGGTCGGCGGGACGCGGTGACGGTGTCGGCCTCGGTGAGGACCGCGCGGACGGCGGCGTCCTCGGAGTGCCAGGCGTCGAGCCGCTGTTGCAGCTCGCGGTGGGCGGTGGCGTCGAGCAGTGCGGCCGCCGCGTCCCCGGGGGTGTCGAAGCCGGCCCGGAAGGCGGCGTCGGCGAGCCGGGCGTCGGCGTCCTTCAGCCGCTGGGCGGTGTCCTCGGCGACGCGGGCGGTGTCGGCGGCCTCCGTGAGCAGCACGGCCCGGCGTTCCAGCTGCGCCGCCCGCGCCGCCACGCTCGCGGCGGCACCGCGTGCTCGCGTCAACTCCTCTTCCAGGGCCGTTTGTTCGCGCTCCAGGCGGTCCCGTCCCGCGATCCGGGAGGCGGACCGGAGGGCGGCCTGCTGCTGGGCGGCGACGCGCTGCTCGCGCTCTCGCTCGGCCCCCCGCAGCTCCTCCTGCGCGGCGTGCAGCCCGGAGGCGGTCGTCCGCACGCGCGCGTACTCCCGCTCCAGCTCCTCGGCCTCTTCGGCCAGCCGGGCGGTGGGCGTCTCGCCGGCTTCCGCCTTCGCGGCGGCGAGGGCCTCCCGTACGGTGCCCAGGCGTCGTTCGTCGTCCGCGCGCCGCTCGTCGGCGGCCTGGTAGGCGGCGAGGGCCCGCTCCTCCGCGTCGCGGTCGACGTGCCCGGCGGTCTTGCGCGCGGGGGCGGGGTGTTCGGTGGCGCCGCACACCGCGCAGGGGGTGCCGTCGGTGAGGTTCGCGGCGAGTTCTGCGGCGATGCCGGTCAGCCGCTGTTCCTTGAGGTCGAGCCAGTGGGCGCGGGCGTCCCCGGCGTGCTCGGCCGAGGCGAGTGCCCGCCGCCGGGCGGCCTCCGTGTCGTCGGTGAGCCGGTCGCGTTGCCGGGCGGCGTCGAGTCGGCGCCGTGCCGGATCGCGCTGCACGGCGAGCTGTTCGGCACGGGTCGCGGCCTCCTGCGCGCAGTCGACGCGACCCTGCAGTCGGGTGCGGGTGCGCTCCCAGTCGGCGAGCCAGGTCTCCGCCTCGTGCCGGACGTCCTCGTCGGCGCGTTCCTGGCGGTCGAGGCCGGACCGCTCCTCGACCAGGCCGGCGAGGCGTTGTTCGGCGCGACGGGCCGACTCGAGGCCGCCCAGTTCCTCGGCGGTCCGGCGGGCGGCGGCGGCGAGTCCGGCGGCGCCCGCGTCGGCGAGGGCCTGCGGCAGGACGGCACGCGCGCGTGCCTCCGCGGCCGCCGCCCGCCGGTGCTCGGTGCCGGCGGCGTTCCGCAGCTCCAGGGCGGGCGCCACCGCTTCGGCCTTGCGGGCCCGCTCCATGCGCTCCTGCGCGGCGCGGTGGGCGTCGGCCCGCTCGGCGAGCCGTGCGGCTCGCTCCCGTGCCTCGGCGAACCGGCGTTGCAGCCGGTCGAGTTCCCGGGCGCCGGCGAGTTCGCGTTCGGCGGCGGCCTGGGCGGATTCGGCGGCCGTGAGCCGGCAGTCGGCGATCGTGAGCAGTTCGCGGGCGGTGGTGCGGGCGACGGCGGCGGCGCCGAGAACGGCCTCGGCGAGGCCCGGCTCGCCCGGCGCCAGCTCGGGCAGTTCCATGGCGCGGCCGGCTGCCTGCTGCATCCGGTGCGCGTCGGCCAGCAGCGTGGCGTCGCCCTCGCGGACCCGGGCCTCGGTGGTGCGTCGCCGTTCCGCGAGGCGCTTCTCGACCTCGGCGAACCGCCGGGTGTCGAAGAGCCGCCCGAGGAGCTTGCCGCGGGCCTCCGCGTCGGCGCGCAGGAAACGCGCGAAGTCGCCCTGGGGCAGCAGCACGACCTGGCAGAACTGCTCGCGGCTCATGCCCAGCAGTTGGGTGATCTCCTCGCCGATCTCCTGGTGGGAGCGGCTGAGGTCCTTCCAGGTTCCCGCCGTGGCGTCGTACTCGCGCAGCCAGGTCTGGGCCTTGTCGACGGTGGTGCCGACGCCCTTCTTCTTGGGGCGCTCCCAGGGCGGCTGCCGGGTGATCTCCAGTCGGCGCTGCGCGACGGTGAGGTCGAGGCGCACCTCGGTGCGGGTGCCGACGGCCGCGTGGTCGCTGCGTAGCGTCACTCCCTGGCCGCCGCCCTGCCGGGCGCCCGGCACCGAGCCGTACAGGGCGTAGCAGACGGCGTCGAGGACGGAGGTCTTGCCCGCGCCGGTGGGGCCGTGCAGGAGGAAGAGTCCGGCCGTCGAGAGGTCGTCGAAGTCGACGCTCTGCGAGGCGCCGAAGGGCCCGAAGGCGGTGATGTCCAGCCGGTGCAGCCTCACCGTGCCACCTCCCGCAGGGTCTCGTCGGCGCGTACGGCGTCGAAGGCGTCCCGCAGGACGCTCTGCTCGTGGCCGTCGGGACCGGCGCCGCGCACGTGGCCGACGAAGTCCTCCGCGATCTGCTGGTCGCTGCGGTCGGCGAGGCGCCGGGCGTAGGACACGCCCGGCTCGTCGGGTGCGCGCTCGGGGTCGAAGACGAGGCTGAGCGTGTGCGGGAACCGCTCGGTGAGCCGTGCCATGGGGTCGTCCGGCCGGACCGGGTCGGTGAGGGTCGCCTCGACCCAGGCGTCCTCGTGCGGGGTCAGTTCCGGGTCGGCGAGGAGGTCCTCCAGCGTGCCGCGCAGCCGGGCCAGCGCGCGCGGCACCGGGCAGTCGACGCGCTCGGCGGTGACCGATCCCCCGGCGTCCAGGTCGACGAGCCACATGCTCTTGCGGTGCCGGTGCTCCGAGAAGGAGTACGGCAGCGGGGACCCGGAGTAGCGGACGCGCTCGGTGAGGGTCTGGCAGCCGTGCAGGTGCCCGAGGGCCACGTAGTCGACGCCGTCGAAGACGCCGGAGGGCACGGCGGCGACCCCGCCGACGGTGATGTCCCGCTCGCTGTCGCTCTGCTCGCCGCCGGTGACGAAGGCGTGCGCGAGGACGACGGAACGGGTGCCGGGCGCGCGGGTGGCGAGGTCGGCGCGCACCCGGTCCATGGCGGCGGCGAGCACGGCCTCGTGCCCCGCTCTCTCGACGCCGAACTCGGCCTTCACGAGGGCCGGTTCGAGGTACGGCAGTCCGTAGAGGGCGACGTCCCCGTGGGGGTCGGTCAGTACCACGGGGGTCGCGCAGCCCGCCGGGTCGGTGCGCAGGTGGATGCCGGCACGACCGATGAGCCCGGCACCGACCCCGAGACGGCGGGCCGAGTCGTGGTTGCCCGAGATCATCACCGTCGGCACGCCGAGGTCGGCGAGGCGGTGCAGGGCGTCGTCGAACAGTTCGACGGCGGCCAGCGGCGGCACCGCCCGGTCGTACACGTCTCCCGACACGACCACGGCGTCGACGGCGTGCTCGCGCACGGTGTCGACGAGGTGGCCGATGAACCCGGCCTGGGCGCCGAGCATGTTCACCCGGTGGAACGCCCGGCCGAGGTGCCAGTCGGAAGTGTGCAGCAGTCGCATGATCCCCGAGACTAACGGGAGGGTCCGACAGCCCGGACGGTTACTCCCGTTTCGCCCTTCACGACCGTTGCGCGATGGCCTGTTACGACCGTCTTGTCCGGCTTGTCATGCGTCTCCGTACGCCTCTCCGCCCAGCTCGAACCCGGCGGAGCCGGCGGTGGCGTCCGCGAGCCAGGCGCGGAAGGTGTCCACGTCCGTCTCCGGGAGGCCGACCTCGATGGTGACGTCCTCGGCGTAGCGCACGTCGCGCACGGCGCGGCCCGTTGTGCGCAGGTCGTTCTGGAGCTTGCCGGCCCGCTGGTGGTCGACGGTGACCGTGGCCAGGCGGAACCGGCGGCGGGTGAGCGTGCCGAGGTCGTCCAGGGCTTCGCCGACCGCGCCTCCGTAGGCGCGGATGAGGCCGCCCGCGCCGAGCTTGACGCCGCCGTAGTAGCGGGTGACGACGGCGACGACGTAGCGCATGTCGCGGCGCAGGAGCATCTGGAGCATGGGGACGCCCGCGGTGCCTCCCGGCTCGCCGTCGTCACTCGCCTTCTGGACGGCGGCGTCGGCGCCGATGACGTAGGCCCAGCAGTTGTGGGTGGCGTCGGCGTGCTCCTTGCGCACGCCCGCGACGAACGCCTGGGCGTCCTGCTCGGTGGCGGCCGGGGCGAGGGCGCACAGGAAGCGCGAGCGGTTGATCTCGGTTTCGTGCACGCCCGCGCGGGCGACCGTGCGGTACTCGTCCTGCATCCGGCCAGCCTATGCGCTCGCCGTACCGCGTCCCCCGGCACGGTCGTCGCGGGGCCGGGCGGCGCCCGCGGTCATCCGACGGTCCCGACGTCCCGGGTGAGGTGGAGGCCGAGGAAGCGGTCGGCGTAGGCGCTGATCTCGAAGCGGGCTCCGTCCGGGAGGTCCGGGTCGCTCTCCACCTCGTGCAGGACACGCAGCACTCCGGGGGCGTCGAGGTCGTCCTCCCAGGCGGCCCGCAGCCGGTCGCGGACGTCGCCCGGGACGGGGCGCGAGGGCCGCCGGGCCCAGTCGGCGACCGCGTGGCGCAGGCGGGCGAGGCTCTGCCGGGCCTCGTCCAGCGTCCTCGTGTCGAGCTCCACGCGCGCGTGGTGGTGCCGTTCGAGCAGGGCGAGGCGCACGGCGTCGGGGGCGGCGAGGTCGAGTGCGGCGGGGTGCACCGGGGCGACGGCGATCGCCGTCCCGTCCGGGGCGGCCGCGTCGTCGCGTACGACGCGCACGCTCTGGCCGGAGCCCGGGGAGGAGCCGGGGCCGGGCCGTCCTCGAAGGGCCGGACGCCGAGGGCGGCCGCGGCCCCGTCCAGCCGTTCCCGCTCCTCCGCGCCGGCGAGCACCGCCCACGCGGGCGTGCCGTCGAGTTCCAGGACACGTACCAGGAGGTCCGCGACGAGCAGGACCCGCAGGGCGGTGGCGTCGCCGCCCGGCGCGTGCGCCTCGACACGGGTCGGTGCCCGCCGGGCGGGGGCGGCGGGGGCGGGGTGCCCGGTCCGGGCGTCGATGATGCGCAGCACGAGGCGAGCGTAGGCGGGGTGGGGCGGTGGCGCACAGGGGCGCGCGGCACCGCTTGCGCCGCACGGGGAATCCCGGCGTGCCGCCGTCCGTTGTCCCGACCGGGTGCCCGATCCGCGGGCCGCCCGGGAGCACGAGGA is a genomic window containing:
- a CDS encoding YigZ family protein, which codes for MQDEYRTVARAGVHETEINRSRFLCALAPAATEQDAQAFVAGVRKEHADATHNCWAYVIGADAAVQKASDDGEPGGTAGVPMLQMLLRRDMRYVVAVVTRYYGGVKLGAGGLIRAYGGAVGEALDDLGTLTRRRFRLATVTVDHQRAGKLQNDLRTTGRAVRDVRYAEDVTIEVGLPETDVDTFRAWLADATAGSAGFELGGEAYGDA
- a CDS encoding AraC-like ligand-binding domain-containing protein; translated protein: MSPVLDTACIPPRDREEVVRHAVWESLVAVDIDHRPPDEDISVRIGLGAVGPLRFCSARASAVTVRRTERLARQDEEPAVFLGLQVTGTSLVTQNGRECVLKPGELAVYESVSPYTLLFDEGVDHHFLRFPRAALALPDQLLRDTGTVTLGPDNPLACLAFTYFSQLAVSDRLHQAAHADSVVEPSVELLRAVLTTQHGDSGLAKAPLEATLSLRVTQYVREHLADPDLSAARIAAAHDISVRHLYAVLSRSGISLGEWIRTRRLAECRRELAGANGRLRTIAATGRRWGFVDATHFSKTFKRAYGISPRAWREQNRPRSQT
- a CDS encoding exonuclease SbcCD subunit D, translated to MRLLHTSDWHLGRAFHRVNMLGAQAGFIGHLVDTVREHAVDAVVVSGDVYDRAVPPLAAVELFDDALHRLADLGVPTVMISGNHDSARRLGVGAGLIGRAGIHLRTDPAGCATPVVLTDPHGDVALYGLPYLEPALVKAEFGVERAGHEAVLAAAMDRVRADLATRAPGTRSVVLAHAFVTGGEQSDSERDITVGGVAAVPSGVFDGVDYVALGHLHGCQTLTERVRYSGSPLPYSFSEHRHRKSMWLVDLDAGGSVTAERVDCPVPRALARLRGTLEDLLADPELTPHEDAWVEATLTDPVRPDDPMARLTERFPHTLSLVFDPERAPDEPGVSYARRLADRSDQQIAEDFVGHVRGAGPDGHEQSVLRDAFDAVRADETLREVAR
- a CDS encoding AAA family ATPase yields the protein MRLHRLDITAFGPFGASQSVDFDDLSTAGLFLLHGPTGAGKTSVLDAVCYALYGSVPGARQGGGQGVTLRSDHAAVGTRTEVRLDLTVAQRRLEITRQPPWERPKKKGVGTTVDKAQTWLREYDATAGTWKDLSRSHQEIGEEITQLLGMSREQFCQVVLLPQGDFARFLRADAEARGKLLGRLFDTRRFAEVEKRLAERRRTTEARVREGDATLLADAHRMQQAAGRAMELPELAPGEPGLAEAVLGAAAVARTTARELLTIADCRLTAAESAQAAAERELAGARELDRLQRRFAEARERAARLAERADAHRAAQERMERARKAEAVAPALELRNAAGTEHRRAAAAEARARAVLPQALADAGAAGLAAAARRTAEELGGLESARRAEQRLAGLVEERSGLDRQERADEDVRHEAETWLADWERTRTRLQGRVDCAQEAATRAEQLAVQRDPARRRLDAARQRDRLTDDTEAARRRALASAEHAGDARAHWLDLKEQRLTGIAAELAANLTDGTPCAVCGATEHPAPARKTAGHVDRDAEERALAAYQAADERRADDERRLGTVREALAAAKAEAGETPTARLAEEAEELEREYARVRTTASGLHAAQEELRGAEREREQRVAAQQQAALRSASRIAGRDRLEREQTALEEELTRARGAAASVAARAAQLERRAVLLTEAADTARVAEDTAQRLKDADARLADAAFRAGFDTPGDAAAALLDATAHRELQQRLDAWHSEDAAVRAVLTEADTVTASRRPPADPAAAGRTAADAGLRLREAASARDAAARCCAELDRLSAHATASVRGLAPLREEHTRVARLASLTAGTSADNQRRMRLESYVLAARLEQVAAAATARLLRMSSGRYTLVHSDDRSGRGRSGLGLHVVDAWTGRERDTATLSGGETFFASLALALGLADVVTDEAGGVRLDTLFIDEGFGSLDDQTLDEVLDVLDALRERDRSVGIVSHVADLRRRIHAQLEVVKGRSGSALRQGGTGQSVSR
- a CDS encoding peptidoglycan-binding domain-containing protein, whose protein sequence is MLSVGLVALESTPAAAATPKCSRAVQMKPNSAYSYYMLIPKSAATVKCSMSPGARNKGVTALQTALAYCYNVYTGAQGHKFGPGDIDGIYGNATKNAVYYLQVQIFPQQSSEQDGIYGPNTAANMKFPWHNPSNDRIMNTCTRRNGS